One window of the Nicotiana tabacum cultivar K326 chromosome 4, ASM71507v2, whole genome shotgun sequence genome contains the following:
- the LOC107804692 gene encoding uncharacterized protein LOC107804692 isoform X9, which yields MSKHNKERTLNDLYNVTFTLPQPKITPVLRGSYRMQGPFDEPICNSQTYTVRLQDGAAFSKLKDPKSLEGLDDNISCVVKADEANKLSSSSKMSEDRSLQCSCTSSGKTINNQTSAGCVHVKNEADDSPIDHSGRNESNGEANNKASMGETSSRNAHSIGDYLENNHSSRKNDVASEASGDLPADTCPEKDDQKSVGSPVSSDTKDALQSHQMDGSEDSDIEEQDVKVCDICGDAGREDLLAICCKCTDGAEHTYCMREMLQKVPEGDWMCEECKFDEEMKNRKGDKSVKFDGYRKSYLTGQTAIDDTGVTIKTEAKPSDVDGETASDTKISGKRRMDDSEVSSVAKKQAFEPASGSPKTLSPNRLIALSRESSFNNSDKGKLKSINQISSGGLSVHDTPAWGSRLQTARGTFSKSNSFSSLAAKRKVQLVDEGFLPKQKLVRESAGLDAKESSIRSMSKSMSFRSISTSRNNVSEAKVKMLSPKFSPAQDKGQMQTKERNPFERKSSFRSERSSGTSVPSKTEQRSAFRGDPSPLSSSSNNCDSRPGQLDSKPVSLLKSSGAVARRTPEVSVHSDEAKKQISLTSISTGVSAANKISSSDQRPNQSNARGDPLSNSYIAERPTSNAGEGLLDGVSQQRETKNVGERIRENSGRRLKHSGTGTKSLFCQRCKGSGHLTESCTADGPDLSTSDVSAVKNSREAPNGTSDLKAAIEAAMLRKPGICRKNRVFDQSDDLAMSNTNSETMAQDLLSGSSGRRILPTNEEVYGVSSNSMAGSYKQEISSMRQLSVLPAEALSRAGNAVPILPSDEKSSLVDLDRYSQAAVAILSRTAIPEHEYIWQGAFEVQKSGRTLDLCDGIQAHLSSCASPKVLDTVNKFPQKVLFNEVSRLSTWPIQFQEYGVTEDNIALFFFAKDIGSYERCYKILLENMIRNDMALKANLEGVELLIFPSNRLPEKSQRWNMMFFLWGVFRVKKASYVQHMQATGKPFPVPQDIPKSSMPFPENVHCLGPVDNATSDNVSMDGEVIASKESGCPMVNGNVDSKASQVCKGDSVAVNVENLEPSSVRIVPTSHLNSSPGRRRYGIFQVGDAGQECKSELQSSSTPAANTWANVSTTEPVPMECGSLVDRQRPFHSVDEAPGRMQEKAYMGSTERGFCSKNGRKFEINLEDEYKDEEASETSGSATTEPTRKVLNSDMLNHLKRPRSVETVMQSVDSGVNLATRSFNDNDIVVEKAHYDKKLKTSIGGSYGNSEQTSCSSDDFLSRMHGSSYGPYLPDTGCDEALSKAAIPECSGNAARYFFPVDPHPVEASSVPWQRHHSDNDRLSDRVPNLELALGGESNSLTQGIPPFLVGKVDKKIIQDQGAETHLLTQGIPPFLVGKVDKRVIQDPSSAKEAIRVEEVEDVSASLSLSLSFPFPEKEQQKGSVSQNEQAMPETRRGNTPLLFFGGLGNK from the exons ATGTCTAAACACAACAAGGAACGAACTCTcaatgacttgtacaatgtgacTTTCACTCTCCCCCAACCTAAG ATCACCCCTGTGTTGAGAGGAAGCTATCGAATGCAAGGGCCGTTTGATGAACCTATATGTAACTCCCAGACGTATACGGTGAGACTACAGG ATGGTGCAGCGTTTTCAAAGTTAAAGGATCCCAAATCTCTTGAAGGCCTTGATGACAATATATCATGTGTCGTTAAAGCCGACGAAGCTAATAAATTGTCCAGCTCCAGTAAGATGAGCGAAGACAGAAGTCTACAGTGTTCTTGTACTTCTAGTGGAAAAACAATAAATAATCAAACTTCTGCTGGATGTGTACATGTGAAAAATGAGGCAGATGATAGTCCAATTGACCATAGTGGGCGAAATGAAAGTAATGGTGAGGCGAATAATAAGGCATCTATGGGGGAAACATCTTCAAGAAACGCACATAGTATAGGAGACTATTTGGAAAATAACCATTCATCAAGAAAGAATGATGTGGCATCTGAAGCTTCTGGCGATCTACCTGCTGATACTTGTCCTGAGAAGGATGACCAAAAGAGTGTTGGATCACCCGTTTCGTCTGATACAAAGGATGCTCTACAATCACATCAAATGGATGGGAGTGAGGATTCTGACATTGAGGAGCAAGAT GTGAAAGTTTGTGATATATGTGGGGATGCTGGTCGGGAGGATTTACTTGCCATATGTTGCAAGTGTACAGATGGTGCGGAACATAC GTATTGCATGCGGGAGATGTTACAAAAAGTTCCAGAGGGGGATTGGATGTGCGAGGAATGCAAATTTGACGAGGAAATGAAAAATCGGAAAGGTGATAAATCTGTGAAGTTTGATGGATACAGAAAAAGTTATCTTACTGGACAAACTGCTATTGATGATACAGGCGTCACAATAAAAACGGAAGCAAAACCTTCTGATGTTGATGGGGAAACAGCTTCTGATACTAAAATTTCTGGCAAGAGGCGTATGGATGATAGTGAAGTTTCTTCTGTGGCAAAGAAGCAGGCCTTTGAGCCAGCTTCGGGATCACCAAAAACACTAAGTCCCAACAGACTTATTGCACTTTCCCGTGAAAGTTCATTTAATAACTCAGATAAGGGGAAGTTGAAATCCATTAATCAGATCTCTTCTGGAGGTCTTTCTGTTCATGATACTCCAGCGTGGGGTTCACGACTACAAACTGCTAGAG GTACCTTTTCAAAGTCTAATTCTTTCAGTTCCCTGGCTGCAAAACGAAAAGTGCAACTTGTAGATGAAGGTTTCCTGCCGAAGCAGAAATTGGTTAGAGAATCTGCTGGTCTTGATGCGAAAGAGAGTTCGATCCGATCAATGAGCAAATCTATGTCATTTAGATCCATAAGCACAAGCCGCAACAATGTCTCTGAAGCAAAGGTTAAGATGTTATCCCCTAAGTTTTCCCCTGCTCAGGACAAAGGACAAATGCAGACAAAAGAACGAAATCCATTTGAAAGGAAGAGTTCTTTTAGATCAGAACGTTCTTCTGGTACTTCTGTTCCTTCTAAAACTGAGCAAAGATCAGCATTTCGAGGTGACCCTTCTCCACTTTCTTCCTCAAGTAATAACTGTGATTCTAGACCAGGTCAGCTTGACAGCAAACCTGTGTCATTATTGAAATCATCTGGTGCTGTTGCTCGTAGGACTCCAGAAGTATCTGTTCATTCAG ATGAAGCTAAGAAGCAGATATCACTCACATCCATCTCCACTGGAGTTTCCGCTGCCAATAAAATTAGTAGCTCTGATCAGAGGCCTAACCAGAGTAATGCAAGGGGTGATCCTTTGTCGAACTCTTATATTGCTGAGAGACCAACATCTAACGCTGGCGAAGGTCTGTTAGATGGGGTGTCCCAGCAGAGGGAAACAAAAAATGTTGGTGAGAGAATAAGGGAGAATTCTGGGAGACGCTTAAAACACAGTGGAACTGGTACGAAGTCACTTTTCTGCCAGAGGTGTAAAGGAAGCGGTCACTTGACAGAAAGTTGCACTGCTGACGGGCCTGATTTATCCACTTCTGATGTTTCTGCTGTAAAAAATTCTAGAGAGGCCCCAAATGGCACCAGCGATCTGAAAGCTGCAATTGAGGCTGCTATGCTAAGGAAGCCTGGAATTTGCCGTAAGAATAGGGTTTTTGATCAGTCTGATGATTTAGCTATGTCAAACACAAATTCTGAAACAATGGCTCAAGATCTACTATCTGGTTCGAGTGGCAGAAGAATTTTACCTACTAATGAAGAAGTCTATGGGGTTTCATCGAACTCTATGGCTGGCTCCTATAAACAGGAAATCAGCAGTATGAGGCAGCTGTCAGTGCTTCCCGCTGAAGCTCTTAGCAGAGCAGGGAATGCGGTCCCTATTCTTCCATCTGACGAAAAGTCTTCACTTGTTGATTTAGATAGATATTCTCAAGCAGCAGTCGCAATACTTTCGAGGACAGCAATTCCAGAGCATGAATATATATGGCA GGGTGCTTTTGAGGTTCAGAAGAGTGGGAGAACTCTTGACTTATGTGATGGAATTCAGGCTCATTTATCAAGTTGTGCATCACCCAAAGTTCTTGACACAGTAAACAAATTTCCTCAAAAGGTCCTCTTTAACGAGGTTTCACGATTGAGCACTTGGCCAATACAATTTCAGGAGTATGGTGTTACAGAAGATAATATTGCACTGTTCTTTTTTGCTAAAGACATTGGGAG CTACGAGAGGTGCTATAAAATTTTGCTGGAGAATATGATTAGGAATGACATGGCTCTCAAAGCGAATCTTGAAGGTGTTGAGCTGCTGATATTCCCATCTAACCGGCTTCCTGAAAAATCTCAAC GGTGGAATATGATGTTCTTCCTATGGGGTGTCTTTAGGGTAAAGAAGGCAAGTTATGTGCAACATATGCAGGCAACTGGAAAGCCATTTCCTGTACCCCAGGATATTCCAAAGTCAAGCATGCCTTTTCCAGAGAATGTACATTGTCTCGGCCCTGTCGACAATGCTACGAGTGATAATGTTTCCATGGATGGTGAGGTAATTGCTTCAAAGGAGTCTGGTTGTCCAATGGTCAATGGAAATGTTGATTCGAAAGCGTCCCAAGTGTGCAAAGGTGACTCTGTAGCCGTAAACGTGGAGAACCTGGAGCCTAGCTCCGTCAGAATTGTACCAACTAGCCACTTGAATTCTTCCCCAGGGAGGAGACGATATGGCATTTTCCAG GTTGGAGATGCTGGACAGGAATGCAAATCGGAATTGCAAAGTAGTTCTACTCCAGCTGCCAATACTTGGGCAAATGTTAGTACAACTGAACCAGTGCCAATGGAATGTGGTTCTTTAGTTGATAGACAGAGGCCATTCCATTCTGTTGATGAAGCTCCAGGCCGTATGCAGGAGAAAGCTTATATGGGCAGCACTGAGAGGGGCTTCTGTAGCAAAAATGGTAGGAAATTTGAGATAAATCTGGAGGATGAGTATAAGGATGAAGAAGCATCTGAAACGAGCGGAAGTGCAACTACTGAACCAACACGGAAGGTGCTTAATAGTGATATGCTGAACCACCTGAAACGTCCACGTTCTGTGGAGACAGTGATGCAATCTGTCGACTCTGGAGTTAATTTGGCAACCCGAAGTTTTAATGATAATGACATTGTAGTTGAAAAGGCACACTACGACAAAAAATTGAAGACTAGTATTGGTGGATCATATGGTAATAGCGAGCAAACTAGTTGTTCCAGTGATGATTTTTTGTCACGGATGCATGGTTCCTCTTATGGACCCTATCTTCCGGATACAGGGTGTGATGAAGCTCTGAGTAAAGCAGCTATCCCGGAGTGCTCAGGGAATGCTGCAAGATATTTCTTCCCTGTTGATCCACATCCTGTTGAGGCTAGCTCAGTGCCTTGGCAAAGGCATCATTCAGATAATGATCGGCTTAGTGATAGAGTCCCTAATCTTGAGCTAGCGTTAGGTGGTGAGTCAAATTCACTGACACAGGGAATCCCACCCTTTTTAGTTGGGAAAGTAGACAAGAAAATCATTCAAGACCAAGGTGCTGAGACTCATTTGCTGACTCAGGGAATCCCACCCTTTTTAGTTGGGAAAGTAGACAAGAGAGTCATTCAGGACCCTTCTTCAGCTAAGGAAGCAATTAGAGTGGAGGAGGTGGAGGATGTCTCTGCTTCTCTCTCCCTTTCTCTTTCATTTCCTTTCCCAGAAAAGGAACAGCAAAAAGGTTCTGTTTCACAAAATGAGCAGGCAATGCCTGAAACAAGACGAGGTAATACACCTCTGCTTTTCTTTGGGGGGCTTGGCAACAAGTAG
- the LOC107804692 gene encoding uncharacterized protein LOC107804692 isoform X11, protein MSKHNKERTLNDLYNVTFTLPQPKITPVLRGSYRMQGPFDEPICNSQTYTVRLQDGAAFSKLKDPKSLEGLDDNISCVVKADEANKLSSSSKMSEDRSLQCSCTSSGKTINNQTSAGCVHVKNEADDSPIDHSGRNESNGEANNKASMGETSSRNAHSIGDYLENNHSSRKNDVASEASGDLPADTCPEKDDQKSVGSPVSSDTKDALQSHQMDGSEDSDIEEQDVKVCDICGDAGREDLLAICCKCTDGAEHTYCMREMLQKVPEGDWMCEECKFDEEMKNRKGVTIKTEAKPSDVDGETASDTKISGKRRMDDSEVSSVAKKQAFEPASGSPKTLSPNRLIALSRESSFNNSDKGKLKSINQISSGGLSVHDTPAWGSRLQTARGTFSKSNSFSSLAAKRKVQLVDEGFLPKQKLVRESAGLDAKESSIRSMSKSMSFRSISTSRNNVSEAKVKMLSPKFSPAQDKGQMQTKERNPFERKSSFRSERSSGTSVPSKTEQRSAFRGDPSPLSSSSNNCDSRPGQLDSKPVSLLKSSGAVARRTPEVSVHSDEAKKQISLTSISTGVSAANKISSSDQRPNQSNARGDPLSNSYIAERPTSNAGEGLLDGVSQQRETKNVGERIRENSGRRLKHSGTGTKSLFCQRCKGSGHLTESCTADGPDLSTSDVSAVKNSREAPNGTSDLKAAIEAAMLRKPGICRKNRVFDQSDDLAMSNTNSETMAQDLLSGSSGRRILPTNEEVYGVSSNSMAGSYKQEISSMRQLSVLPAEALSRAGNAVPILPSDEKSSLVDLDRYSQAAVAILSRTAIPEHEYIWQGAFEVQKSGRTLDLCDGIQAHLSSCASPKVLDTVNKFPQKVLFNEVSRLSTWPIQFQEYGVTEDNIALFFFAKDIGSYERCYKILLENMIRNDMALKANLEGVELLIFPSNRLPEKSQRWNMMFFLWGVFRVKKASYVQHMQATGKPFPVPQDIPKSSMPFPENVHCLGPVDNATSDNVSMDGEVIASKESGCPMVNGNVDSKASQVCKGDSVAVNVENLEPSSVRIVPTSHLNSSPGRRRYGIFQVGDAGQECKSELQSSSTPAANTWANVSTTEPVPMECGSLVDRQRPFHSVDEAPGRMQEKAYMGSTERGFCSKNGRKFEINLEDEYKDEEASETSGSATTEPTRKVLNSDMLNHLKRPRSVETVMQSVDSGVNLATRSFNDNDIVVEKAHYDKKLKTSIGGSYGNSEQTSCSSDDFLSRMHGSSYGPYLPDTGCDEALSKAAIPECSGNAARYFFPVDPHPVEASSVPWQRHHSDNDRLSDRVPNLELALGGESNSLTQGIPPFLVGKVDKKIIQDQGAETHLLTQGIPPFLVGKVDKRVIQDPSSAKEAIRVEEVEDVSASLSLSLSFPFPEKEQQKGSVSQNEQAMPETRRGNTPLLFFGGLGNK, encoded by the exons ATGTCTAAACACAACAAGGAACGAACTCTcaatgacttgtacaatgtgacTTTCACTCTCCCCCAACCTAAG ATCACCCCTGTGTTGAGAGGAAGCTATCGAATGCAAGGGCCGTTTGATGAACCTATATGTAACTCCCAGACGTATACGGTGAGACTACAGG ATGGTGCAGCGTTTTCAAAGTTAAAGGATCCCAAATCTCTTGAAGGCCTTGATGACAATATATCATGTGTCGTTAAAGCCGACGAAGCTAATAAATTGTCCAGCTCCAGTAAGATGAGCGAAGACAGAAGTCTACAGTGTTCTTGTACTTCTAGTGGAAAAACAATAAATAATCAAACTTCTGCTGGATGTGTACATGTGAAAAATGAGGCAGATGATAGTCCAATTGACCATAGTGGGCGAAATGAAAGTAATGGTGAGGCGAATAATAAGGCATCTATGGGGGAAACATCTTCAAGAAACGCACATAGTATAGGAGACTATTTGGAAAATAACCATTCATCAAGAAAGAATGATGTGGCATCTGAAGCTTCTGGCGATCTACCTGCTGATACTTGTCCTGAGAAGGATGACCAAAAGAGTGTTGGATCACCCGTTTCGTCTGATACAAAGGATGCTCTACAATCACATCAAATGGATGGGAGTGAGGATTCTGACATTGAGGAGCAAGAT GTGAAAGTTTGTGATATATGTGGGGATGCTGGTCGGGAGGATTTACTTGCCATATGTTGCAAGTGTACAGATGGTGCGGAACATAC GTATTGCATGCGGGAGATGTTACAAAAAGTTCCAGAGGGGGATTGGATGTGCGAGGAATGCAAATTTGACGAGGAAATGAAAAATCGGAAAG GCGTCACAATAAAAACGGAAGCAAAACCTTCTGATGTTGATGGGGAAACAGCTTCTGATACTAAAATTTCTGGCAAGAGGCGTATGGATGATAGTGAAGTTTCTTCTGTGGCAAAGAAGCAGGCCTTTGAGCCAGCTTCGGGATCACCAAAAACACTAAGTCCCAACAGACTTATTGCACTTTCCCGTGAAAGTTCATTTAATAACTCAGATAAGGGGAAGTTGAAATCCATTAATCAGATCTCTTCTGGAGGTCTTTCTGTTCATGATACTCCAGCGTGGGGTTCACGACTACAAACTGCTAGAG GTACCTTTTCAAAGTCTAATTCTTTCAGTTCCCTGGCTGCAAAACGAAAAGTGCAACTTGTAGATGAAGGTTTCCTGCCGAAGCAGAAATTGGTTAGAGAATCTGCTGGTCTTGATGCGAAAGAGAGTTCGATCCGATCAATGAGCAAATCTATGTCATTTAGATCCATAAGCACAAGCCGCAACAATGTCTCTGAAGCAAAGGTTAAGATGTTATCCCCTAAGTTTTCCCCTGCTCAGGACAAAGGACAAATGCAGACAAAAGAACGAAATCCATTTGAAAGGAAGAGTTCTTTTAGATCAGAACGTTCTTCTGGTACTTCTGTTCCTTCTAAAACTGAGCAAAGATCAGCATTTCGAGGTGACCCTTCTCCACTTTCTTCCTCAAGTAATAACTGTGATTCTAGACCAGGTCAGCTTGACAGCAAACCTGTGTCATTATTGAAATCATCTGGTGCTGTTGCTCGTAGGACTCCAGAAGTATCTGTTCATTCAG ATGAAGCTAAGAAGCAGATATCACTCACATCCATCTCCACTGGAGTTTCCGCTGCCAATAAAATTAGTAGCTCTGATCAGAGGCCTAACCAGAGTAATGCAAGGGGTGATCCTTTGTCGAACTCTTATATTGCTGAGAGACCAACATCTAACGCTGGCGAAGGTCTGTTAGATGGGGTGTCCCAGCAGAGGGAAACAAAAAATGTTGGTGAGAGAATAAGGGAGAATTCTGGGAGACGCTTAAAACACAGTGGAACTGGTACGAAGTCACTTTTCTGCCAGAGGTGTAAAGGAAGCGGTCACTTGACAGAAAGTTGCACTGCTGACGGGCCTGATTTATCCACTTCTGATGTTTCTGCTGTAAAAAATTCTAGAGAGGCCCCAAATGGCACCAGCGATCTGAAAGCTGCAATTGAGGCTGCTATGCTAAGGAAGCCTGGAATTTGCCGTAAGAATAGGGTTTTTGATCAGTCTGATGATTTAGCTATGTCAAACACAAATTCTGAAACAATGGCTCAAGATCTACTATCTGGTTCGAGTGGCAGAAGAATTTTACCTACTAATGAAGAAGTCTATGGGGTTTCATCGAACTCTATGGCTGGCTCCTATAAACAGGAAATCAGCAGTATGAGGCAGCTGTCAGTGCTTCCCGCTGAAGCTCTTAGCAGAGCAGGGAATGCGGTCCCTATTCTTCCATCTGACGAAAAGTCTTCACTTGTTGATTTAGATAGATATTCTCAAGCAGCAGTCGCAATACTTTCGAGGACAGCAATTCCAGAGCATGAATATATATGGCA GGGTGCTTTTGAGGTTCAGAAGAGTGGGAGAACTCTTGACTTATGTGATGGAATTCAGGCTCATTTATCAAGTTGTGCATCACCCAAAGTTCTTGACACAGTAAACAAATTTCCTCAAAAGGTCCTCTTTAACGAGGTTTCACGATTGAGCACTTGGCCAATACAATTTCAGGAGTATGGTGTTACAGAAGATAATATTGCACTGTTCTTTTTTGCTAAAGACATTGGGAG CTACGAGAGGTGCTATAAAATTTTGCTGGAGAATATGATTAGGAATGACATGGCTCTCAAAGCGAATCTTGAAGGTGTTGAGCTGCTGATATTCCCATCTAACCGGCTTCCTGAAAAATCTCAAC GGTGGAATATGATGTTCTTCCTATGGGGTGTCTTTAGGGTAAAGAAGGCAAGTTATGTGCAACATATGCAGGCAACTGGAAAGCCATTTCCTGTACCCCAGGATATTCCAAAGTCAAGCATGCCTTTTCCAGAGAATGTACATTGTCTCGGCCCTGTCGACAATGCTACGAGTGATAATGTTTCCATGGATGGTGAGGTAATTGCTTCAAAGGAGTCTGGTTGTCCAATGGTCAATGGAAATGTTGATTCGAAAGCGTCCCAAGTGTGCAAAGGTGACTCTGTAGCCGTAAACGTGGAGAACCTGGAGCCTAGCTCCGTCAGAATTGTACCAACTAGCCACTTGAATTCTTCCCCAGGGAGGAGACGATATGGCATTTTCCAG GTTGGAGATGCTGGACAGGAATGCAAATCGGAATTGCAAAGTAGTTCTACTCCAGCTGCCAATACTTGGGCAAATGTTAGTACAACTGAACCAGTGCCAATGGAATGTGGTTCTTTAGTTGATAGACAGAGGCCATTCCATTCTGTTGATGAAGCTCCAGGCCGTATGCAGGAGAAAGCTTATATGGGCAGCACTGAGAGGGGCTTCTGTAGCAAAAATGGTAGGAAATTTGAGATAAATCTGGAGGATGAGTATAAGGATGAAGAAGCATCTGAAACGAGCGGAAGTGCAACTACTGAACCAACACGGAAGGTGCTTAATAGTGATATGCTGAACCACCTGAAACGTCCACGTTCTGTGGAGACAGTGATGCAATCTGTCGACTCTGGAGTTAATTTGGCAACCCGAAGTTTTAATGATAATGACATTGTAGTTGAAAAGGCACACTACGACAAAAAATTGAAGACTAGTATTGGTGGATCATATGGTAATAGCGAGCAAACTAGTTGTTCCAGTGATGATTTTTTGTCACGGATGCATGGTTCCTCTTATGGACCCTATCTTCCGGATACAGGGTGTGATGAAGCTCTGAGTAAAGCAGCTATCCCGGAGTGCTCAGGGAATGCTGCAAGATATTTCTTCCCTGTTGATCCACATCCTGTTGAGGCTAGCTCAGTGCCTTGGCAAAGGCATCATTCAGATAATGATCGGCTTAGTGATAGAGTCCCTAATCTTGAGCTAGCGTTAGGTGGTGAGTCAAATTCACTGACACAGGGAATCCCACCCTTTTTAGTTGGGAAAGTAGACAAGAAAATCATTCAAGACCAAGGTGCTGAGACTCATTTGCTGACTCAGGGAATCCCACCCTTTTTAGTTGGGAAAGTAGACAAGAGAGTCATTCAGGACCCTTCTTCAGCTAAGGAAGCAATTAGAGTGGAGGAGGTGGAGGATGTCTCTGCTTCTCTCTCCCTTTCTCTTTCATTTCCTTTCCCAGAAAAGGAACAGCAAAAAGGTTCTGTTTCACAAAATGAGCAGGCAATGCCTGAAACAAGACGAGGTAATACACCTCTGCTTTTCTTTGGGGGGCTTGGCAACAAGTAG